The sequence taagtacagggacattccccccgaggtaagtagggtgaagtgccttgcccaaggacacaacgtcattttgcacagtcggaattgaaccggcaaccttttgagtaaaagcccgatttcctaaccgctcagccacctgactcccttcttgTCCAAAGCCAAAGAGGTGAGTGACTATAAACTAGACTTACCACCAAGTCCCAGTTGTTGAGCTCTAGAAGGGTTATTGCCTCAGCAATGTTGTCGATTCCAGTGCAAGCCTGGGgaggacaaacacagagagaaaacagaacagGGTCAATGgtgacacaaacagaacacatcaaagggcagagagagggtgttGAAGACATTTTTTAATATTCGAATTAAAGCAGATTATGTGGTTACATACAGGAGTCAATTGTCTTTTCAAACTATTTGCATTTATGTCTACACAACATTCATGGTAAAATGATGAAAAATAGCCTGCTATTGTATTGCAAAACATGAATACAAAACCACTTCAAAACTCAATTGTATTCTGTTGTAAATTGGTAACATTTACTGCACTGATTTCCAAGATTACTATAACATCAGATTACCATCTAGCCTAAAGACTGATTTCTCATTTATTTGATATCAACCTAACACCCAGCTATCAGATTCGTGTTTGATTTTAATTATAGCTACAATCATAACAGACAACCTGAAAACTTGTTTTAATTTACTAACATGGTGACACATCATTGTTGTTCTTTGTTGTTTGGCCTTGTTATTCAACTGCATCAATGCCTTGCTTGAGTGATGTTGATAGCAAGCTAATaagctacctagctagctagtgctagctgtaTTGTGCCCGACTGTGCTAGCTGGCTAGCCTATCCTTATTTTGGTTAGCTGTGTTCATGAACAAGCTATATCAATAGAGCACAATCATGGTGCTTTTACATACTCAGTTTAACAATACGAATCTTCTGAACCATACTTTAATGATCTCAATTCGGTTGCTAACTACCTAGCCATTTGTTCGTTAATTACATGTACAAGAAAAGTCCAGTTTAGCTGATAaagctacgagcaagctagtgcTAGCAAGCTTGTCAACGATTTAGACTAGCTCTAACTAGTCCTACCCAATTCTACAACACAACATATGGATTTTAAGCAGCGCTAAGATTGAGGGACAACTAAAAGAAGTGTATATGAATGAGCCTTCGCATCAACAAGAATGCAGCGTGTCTTGGTCTGATAATCCCTTACACCAAAATACAAATTCATTCTAGCTAACTATCTAGTTAGCCGCACAGTGTGCAAAACAGTCTTTACCATCCAGTTAAAAGTGCCCGGGACGCCCGCCGGTATACCGGGTTACTTCTTAAAAACTCAAAGTAAATGGCAATTATTAAGGACAATAAGTATTTAATTTAACAATTATCGTTCAGGTCCCACTCGATTGAGTAAACCTGTCTTCCTTACACGGGGCGCTGACCTTTCAAGATGTATAATTCaattaaaatgacattttccGTCCTGAACTGACCCCGCAGTGTGACAGTCTATAGCAAGCGCGAGACAAAACGAGGGTGCAACATGTACCGATGGCTAGTGAGTTTAGCAAACTTGCGAGCTAATGCCAACTGTTTATTGTGTCAGCTGGTGAGACGCCGCTGTTGACATTAACATTACTAATGAAATTCAGTATGACTGAACAACATCAGCTAGTGAAACCAAATCGAAGTAAAAACCAACCTGAAAGTCAGCCAGAATCATTTCTCTGTCCATGTTGCTGTCGCTATCGGAGGCCATGGCAATGACTGGCTAAACCAACGCTATTCTTCTTCTAACGCTTGCTTTCTCGCCTCACCGTCAGAATGGTGACAAGCTATAGCATAGGTTCTCTTTACGTTTACAAAAACACTTTACACCAAAAGTGACAAAGTGTTGCGGCTTAGAAAATCGCAAATGCCGCACTTTGTACCCTGTTTTTTGACCGTAGTAAAATTTGCTACAATTGTCTTCAATCTCCACTTATTTCTATCAACAGTGTACAGTTATCCCATTGCTTTACGGTAGTCGTAAAGAGTTGAGTCTGTTAACAGCTCATTGGACCAATTGCAGCTGTGAATACTCATGCTCCGAACGGAACCTTCTCTTGATCTGATTTAGCTTAATTCTAACTTGTAACAACGTTTACAAAGTAGGCCATGTCAGTTAACACAGGGTTAGGTTAACAACTCGGCTATATGTTTATACGCATGCATCCAAGAATAAGACCTTAACTCTAAACAGTTACGGGCTATTGGCTTCTTAAAACCCAAGGAAGCTGCATTTTCTGTGTGAAATAATGTAAGATGTCTAAACAGACAGATTACACCTAAAGCCCAAGTAAATGTAGCCTATTAATTTAGCCCAGTTAGGCCTGCAGATGGATGAATCCAGAGGAATCCAATTATCTAGCCTTGAGTAAAGCAGAAGCAGATTCTGTGGGCTGTCATGAGGGACTGACAAATTACAGGTGTACTGTATCTTACTATTTCATAGGTGAAGACGATGCACAGCGCATAACTACCAACAAGTTAGAGATGCAACACTTTGCTACATCTTCAAACTAAATACAGCTCAATCGACCGAATGGGCTGCGAAAAGTCAATGATCCAAAACCGTTGGTCTTCTACACAGCCTGAAGAAAAACATAAGCGACTTCAGATGCAGACAACATCAAATGAATACCTTTTAAAACATGATGTATTTATGTACTGTAGTAAATAACAGGCTAATATATTAGCTGTAGTGTAATCATCGTTAATCCTTGCAGTTTCGTTGCTTCACTAGACCAGGCAttgtccctcccctctcctctctctctctcgtctactGTAGGCTGTTTCAAAAACCAGTGTGATGTCAAGAAAAGCGCGGAGTTTTGAGACTGACACGAGCGAGCTCAATAAACAATGCTAAGGAGGCCTTGAACCAAACAAAAGTTATCCACGCAAATAGAATATTTTATGACGGTTATTATTATACTACAATCGAAAAAAGACTGTGATGGGGGCTCTTAAAGAGGCGGACCCCAACTCTGAGTTCTTAAGATGAGACGTCAGTTCTTCGGTTGAGACATTCGCGCTGTGCCAATAGTATCACAAGACTGGCTGAACATCAAACTGAAGCATCCATACGTTTATCAACGTTATCTCTATTGTTTTGTTTAGACCGAGGATGGCTGACACCGCGGACCGGCTCAGCAGCGCATCTGCTAGAGGAGAACTCGCAGTTGTGGTGTTCTTATTACAAAACGGAGCAAATGCTAATGCAGTGAATGCTTTCGGCAGGACAGCATTGCAGGTGAGCAGACACAGACATTTTTGGTCATGTTCCCTTTGACAGATAAAGTTAAAGTCTTGAACATGGTCATCCATGGAATAGTTAGGCTATTAGTTACCATTATTTAGAAACTGAACTTGTATTGCCTATTAACGAAAGGAGTAGGCCTAAAACGCAAAGTAAAATTGTATTCGACAGGAATATCTCAGACTAGATATACTAGACACAAGATACACTTTTTTCAGTGTCATAACAGGATCAACCAGAAGCCAATTTAAACTGCAATAATAAAAATTCAAATTTAACAGCATGCTCACCATAACGAATAGTCAGTCAATTTCattgtatttgtatgttgcaTGTAATATCCCTGTAGGAATAGTTGTAGTTATAAAATGTCACGACTCAAATGAAATAGATTTGGAGTTGTATTGCCTTTCGTCACATCAGTGAAGTGCATATCAAAGATCATACAGCCTACAGTTAACATCCGAGGATATACCTGAACACCAAAATATGATCAAAGAAAACTGGCGGACTTTCTCACTGGAACCTCAATTTGACTTATGAAAAACGTTCTGTTTACGCAGAATAATTGCACATTATAGATTTATGAGTAGCATTTAtgatcatctcctctcttccacaggTGACGAAGCTTGGAAACCCCGGCATCGCAGAGGCGCTGCTAAAGGCCAGCGCAGATCCCAACGCGCGAGACACTATCAAGGGTCTCACCGTCACACACGACGCCGCGAGGGAAGGTCACGCGGACACACTGAGAATTCTGACTGACTATGGCGCAGACGTCAACCTGCTTGATCACGACGGTAACTTGCCGTTACACCTGGCCGCTCGAGAAGGCCATTTGGATGCTGTGAAGCATCTTATTGAGCGCACGACGGACGTCTTTCGGCGCAACCTCCAAGGCCATTCTGCCTATGACTTGGCCGCCATGAACCACAGAGATTTCACTGCACAGTACATAAAGGAGTACATGGACCTAGGACTTTAAACGTTTTTATTCGTTTGCTCTTATATTGATTATCCCAGTGAATATAAAAATAGCGTAAATGTAGCCTATAATTTTGAGCCAACGCTCACAGAGCAGCAGACGAGAAAAGGGAGGAATAGCAAATGAATGTAAAGCCTGAACAGATAATATATAGGCCTACCTCAATATGGTAGATTTATTAATACACACTTTATACTAGCCTCTAAAATTGAATCAGAGACGGGGTAGTTTACACTTCCTTTTTAAATTATTAAGGCCTGAATGAAGGCCTCATCTTGCTTGACTACAATTATCTCAAATGTTGGAATTACATTTGATAGGCCACATGAGGAACATGTTAACATCAttttaagacaagacatttGAACAATTTGGCACACACTCCTATATACGCGTATACTCGAGCTCTATTTATTTGCCATACCTGACAGCTGTTCGTTTTCTTTTATACTGCACCGATGTGGAGATGCACTTTCTACACGAGAAACATTTATTAACGAGTTGCGTAATGCATTTTTTTCTGTTCACATTTTTACCAAAGGTAGTAACGTATATTTCTAACTGCGTTCATCAGTGGTGTAGCTACTAGCATGCTTGACCTTTACAAATagcgtacacacaaacatgtcttACTAACTGACGCTTTTTGAATTCAGGCTATTGATGACCGTATTGTCTATATGCACTCGTTGTGAATAAATACATTAATGATGAATATGCAATACAGCAGCCAGGTGTATTTTGTACTTATAATAGGACATGTTCTATTATACATTATCCAAAGACCAGTTGTGCCAAAATCTAATGTTCATTCACCTATTGAAATCATGTATATTTCTCTCGCTATAAAGTCCCACTCAGGTAGCTATTATAGGCCTACAGGTGTGGAGAGAAAATCTGACCTGTAGGCCTTGgttccaaaaataaataaaattaagTCCTATTATTTCCTCAGAGAAATGTATTTTGCCCTGTGTCCCAATTCGCACGCAACCCCACTGGTGCAACTCCGTAGGGGCTCGAGAGACAGGGCCATGGGTAAAAGATGACAATGTCTCGTTCACCGtcttgtttaaaaaaacgattcCTCCTAACGTTTCTGATAAGGGTTTCTGCATGGTCACCTTATGCCCTATGACTGTGCGATGACGCTATACTCATGAAAAATGAATCACGAGTCAAACTCTTGATCTAAATCAGGAGTTTCGAAATCTGTTCTTTGATTCCACGAAACAAACGACACAGACTTCCATAGCATAGTTTCATTTATTAATTGCCAGTATATTATATGTATACTtacaaagaacaaagaaagtactcacaggcacacacataaacaaacaaccTCGCACATGCAAAGACAAAACGCGCCCGCGCCGCACAGGCCCGTGGGCATCTGCACTTGTTGTAGTCcttaatggggggaggggggggtctatgaATGCTAAGGAATACGCATTTACATTGCTGTGAATCACACGTGTGGACTTGTTTATTACGCCGATATATTATAAATTGCTTCTGGTGGAGTTCATAAACGTTTTAATTATTTCAATTGTCTTTACTATTTTCTTAGTTACCTAAATTAGAATGCTAGACAAACAGGTGAATGATCATCCCATTTCGTTTTTTTACTTTACGGTTAAAGAAAGCTTTACGGTAGAAAGATTTACGGTAATAAAAAATACATCCTACTAGAGAACAGTGAACGAAGTGAGCACCGTGTGGTGGGCCCAGGTGGAAAGCTAGTGGGTGCATTCGATTTAGAACACCAGTTAGTTTACATAACGAGGACGTCCGTGCCAAGGCAACAAAACTCCATAATGACTGGAAAATAAAATATTACAAAACTAACGATACATCTATACTGTGCAAAATCTGAATGATTTACagcgctcccccctcccccaacaaacacacacacaaaaacactcaagGCATGTTTTAAACCTCTTTAAATGTCAGTGAGGGTTAGTCCTCAGCACGAGACACCTTCCGTACGGTGAAGAAGGAGCGCGACTCGCTTCTTTCTTTATAACACAAATACTTGAGAGCCATCTTATTCTTGAACGTTTGTATTTCTTGTGCTTATAGTGACGTTTGATTACACGGTTGCACGTAAGACAATATTTCAAGATGTTCCTGAAATCAACTGTCATTGCAATACCAGTGTAATGTGTGCATgacgtgtatgtatgtggtgcgGGTGGAATGATAAGGAATGATAATTTCTACACTATCATCTGCACTGTATGCTTAAACCCAACATGACTTGAAGCTGGGATCAGATCCAGTCCCCTGTGCAGCGCAGTACTGTGCCTCACCACTAGATGGCTCCTGTGTGGTTGCAGAGAAGGAAGTGGTATCAACTGAGCCCTTGATGGTTAGCTGAGTGcgagcacgcacaaacacacacacacacaacacacaacacacacacacacacgcaaatcaaATGTCTCTTGACTACTATACACACATTTATCAGTCTTTATAGTGGATGTGCTGTTTGTAGAACAGTCTCCGTAGCGGAACAGTCTCCGTAGCGGATATCTAAACACCCACAAAGTCCCTCTGGCTGGTGAATGTCTTCCATGGGTCTTCCAGGACACAaaatgtctcctctctccccccgctctCTGGACAAGGCAACAGGGAcacctggaggggagggtggagctaTGCTCCCTGAGTCCGTTTGTCCACCCTGCCAGGAATACCTCTCTGAACCCGAGTTCTCCAGaccagccaaccagtcagccaaccaaccagtagCTAGTTGGTGATGTCCAGACCAGCAGCTGTTAAATCAGTTCCTTGacttgccccccccaccccaaaaaaaAATCCCCAGAATTCTGCAGCTCTACTAATCAGCCAACAAGTCAGCACACACCTGGTCAACTAGCCAGCCAGTCGGTCCTGTGAATACCTTCTCCCCAGtccagtgagggagagggagttgtGGATGAAGAGGTGGATGAGGGATGGGGGACTCAGTGACCTAAAACAGATAGTTTGGTCTCACAGGGCCACTAGCATTTAAAGGTTTGGTTGtaggtaggagggggggggaaggtgtgcagtttgagtgtgtgtatgtttgtgtatcagTTGGACCAGAGCGTCACAGCatctggtgtgggtgtgtgtgtgtgtgtgttcagttggTTTCGtaggaggacagcagggcggcGTCGACAGGCTCCATGCAGGAGGGGCAGGTGAAGGAGCGCATCAGCCAGTCGTCTATACAGTCCATGTGGTAGATGTGCATGCAGGGAAGGAACCGGATGGGGTCCCCGTACACAAAGTCCATCATACAGATCACACacctgaggacagaggagaagccttaaacatttgtttaaagcagagcacaatagagtgcagtacagtatagcacaacagagtacagtagagtcctcatccattactcatcaatgatgcaaacgtttttgggaaaatatgttttgaatcttttgaaacgtttttttttctcgaAAAGCttttggtaaaaaaataaaaagctaCATATTTTTAGAAAACATTTTATctacctttcgaaactttttttctaaaatgttttcaacctttccaaacttttttctggTGCAGGTGTTGTGTAGCCTGGTGCAGGTGTAGCGCAGGTGTAGCGCAGGCGTGGCCGTTCTTACTCACTCTCTGATCTTCTTCTCGGTGACGTGGCGTCCTGGGTCGTACACGCCGCAGGGGAGGTGCTGGATGAGGCCGATGCGCTGGGCGATGcgcacctgctcctcctccgtcaGCTGGGTGGCCAAGCGGGCCTGGCTGGGCGTGGGGTGATACACAGGGACGTGACCCTGCTCCTGGAAGGGAGGGACACACAAGAGCCATGgaacatgggagtcaggtggctgagcggtgagggagtcggactagtaatccgaaggttgccagttcgattcccggtcatgccaactgacgttgtgtccttgggcaaggcacttcaccctacttgcctcgggggaatgtccctgtacttactgtaagtcgctctggataagagtgtctgctaaatgactaaatgtaaatgtagtgacaACACTGTTAAACCTGTGTAGAAATGCGGGAATATTCCCGGTCAACAGTGCATTGGTTGATACAATCGATCTATCTCTGTCACAGACGGACTGCCTGGCATGGATGCCCACACAGCATCTCATGGCATCCAGAACATTCCATCTGGCCTCTGGCCCAGGCTGTCCAGCTCCTAGTTTGAATCATGTCAATGTATGTCGATCCTTCCTTCCATTTGCATGCattgttttaaccaatgactgtcaagagcggcaacatgctagcagacaaacttggTAGCATGTTTCTGTCTCcttgcggccgcaagcaataaagcctTCTtgacttgttcaccgactgatcacacacacacacacacacacacacacacacacacacacacacacacacacacacacacacacacacacacacacacacacacacacacacacacacacacacacacacacacacacacacacacacacacacacacacacacacacacacacacacacacacacacacacacacacacacacacacacacacacacacacacacacacacacacacacacacacacacacacacacacacacacacacacacacacacacacacacacacacacacacacacacacacacacacacacacacacacacacacacacacacacacacacacacacacacacacacacacacacacacacacacacacacacacacacacacagttagagaCCTGCACAGTTCACACTTATTCCACATTTTTCTTTTAAACTTATTTCTGGATTGCCCCGTTCCAACACAGTCTCACACCTGTCCATTTACACTAGAACAGTTCTGGTGAAGTGGTGCACCTCTAGCCCAGGGGAGAAGGGCCAAAAGGAATTGAACCAGAGGAAAGATTTGTGTAATCAGCTGTGTGGTAAGCCCTTAGACCAGGTGTGCTTTCATAACTCCCAgctgacaggaggggggggggggggggggtgaagagccCAAAAGATGATGATGGATCTCTTGGCCTCAGTGGTGTTTGGGCTCTCCCCcccaggggagacagagaatgtTGTGATATTATTCGGGCGTCTCAGTCATTATCAGAACGCTTGTGAGACTGAGAGTACAGTAGGAAACCTGTTTCACTCTCCATGTGACTCATGAGATGAGAGAGAtccctccaccagggggcggtGTGTGCACAGTCCAGAGATAtccctccaccagggggcggtGTGTGCACAGTCCAGAGTTCTTCCTCGAAACAGACCGGCAGGAAACACAAGACGGAGTGAAAAGCAGGAAACTGAAATTGACAGAActtcagagagaaaacagaggtgTTCTGAATGCAGACTGTTGTAAATGACACAGTGGGATGAACACAAAGAATCTATTGAGCCCTGTATTACATCTGCACACATGTATCCCAGCCCagagtagacagacagacaagtctgTCGAATTCTTATGTAGGCTCTAGCTGGCTATTTGGATAGCTGACTTGCTGATTgacctgactggctgactgacgaGGTGCTGGCTGACCATGTGACTTGTTGGCTGACAAGCCGTTGGCTGTGTAAGTGACCGTTGCTGGTTGGCTTCCTGAAACACAGGAGTCAGCATTTTACAGTATTTTCAGACAGGCCTGTCCAAAATAGACACGGCGACAATAACAGCCTCCAAAtgatgccgtgtgtgtgtgtgtgtgtgtgtgtctcaacagCTGTGTTTGACAGGAGAGGTCGTGTTCAGAGGATGCTGTGCAGTAGTCAGCACTCTCTTtgtcttgacacacacacacacacacacctgtttttTGGAGGTTCATAACTCTCCTGTGAGGGACCAAGAGGACAGGAACGTGACTGCTCCCTCAACACACTCAACACGACATCACCAAAAGGAGTGAGTGCTTTAATGGTGCCGAGATGGAGAGAAGCgagggaaagagtgaaagagagactgaaagtgagggatagaaagagagagagagggagggagcgggccCACTGTGCGCCCCTgtctcctgtgccaaccaggcagCCAGCAGCCAAGAACTCAGGCAGACCAAGAGTGTCTGGCAGGCtgagttcaaacacacacacacacacacacaccagatgggGATGAAAAAGAGCAGCTGACAACCTGAAATACcaggccccaacacacacacacacagctgcagacCCCGAACAGGCAGTGTTAGTATGGTCATGGTTGCCAGAGGGATTGGagaaccctccccctcctgttcctGATTGGACGTAAACATCCAAAACACCACCAAACTAGGCCACCaacacacctctctcctgcagggggcacctctctcctgcaggggcacctctctcctgcagggggcacctctctcctgcaggggcacctctctcctgcaggggcacctctctcctgcaggggcacctctctcctgcagggggcacctctctcctgcaggggcacctctctcctgcagggggcacctctctcctgcaggggcacctctctcctgcagggggcaccTCTCTCCTACAGGggcacctctctcctgcagggggcaccTCTCTCCTACAGGggcacctctctcctgcaggggcacctctctcctgcaggggcacctctctcctgcagggggcacctctctcctgcaggggcacctctctcctgcaggggcacctctctcctgcagggggcacctctctcctgcaggggcacctctctcctgcaggggcacctctctcctgcaggggcacctctctcctgcagggggcacctctctcctgcaggggcacctctctcctgcagggggcacctctctcctgcaggggcacctctctcctgcaggggcacctctctcctgcaggggcacctctctcctgcagggggcacctctctcctgcaggggcacctctctcctgcagggggcacctctctcctgcagggggcaccTCTCTCCTACAGGggcacctctctcctgcagggggcacctctctcctgcaggggcacCTCTCTCCTACAGGGGGCACCTCTGCAGCTTTCCCCTGGTGGTTTCTGTGACAGGGCAGCCAACGGcctgcctcagagagagagagaggcagacaccagaggtaagagaggcaGGTAGATGTGGTCTGGCATGGCGCCCACCATGTTACCCGTCCCAAAAATAGCAGGGCTTTTGTTCCCGAGGAGGCTGGCGAGTTGGCAGGTCTCAGTGCAGCGCTGGGGAACACCCACAGCAGCATGACTGGGCAGTATTCGGTCTGCCCCGACACTGAAGCCTTCGCCTCGAAacactagctgtctgtctgcgtgtctgtcagtgtgtggggGTCAGCTTGCTgggtcagtctgtctgccagtcggCCTGTCTGCCAGTCGGCCTGTCTGCCAGTCGGCCTGTCTGCCAGTCGGCCTGTCTGCCAGTCGGCCTGTCTGCCAGTcggcctgtctgccagcctcctGTCTTGGAGGGGTGCTGTGTCAGGGTGGTAGCCTCCTGTCTTGGAGGGGTGCTGTGTCAGGG is a genomic window of Osmerus mordax isolate fOsmMor3 chromosome 26, fOsmMor3.pri, whole genome shotgun sequence containing:
- the cdkn2c gene encoding cyclin-dependent kinase 4 inhibitor C, with translation MADTADRLSSASARGELAVVVFLLQNGANANAVNAFGRTALQVTKLGNPGIAEALLKASADPNARDTIKGLTVTHDAAREGHADTLRILTDYGADVNLLDHDGNLPLHLAAREGHLDAVKHLIERTTDVFRRNLQGHSAYDLAAMNHRDFTAQYIKEYMDLGL
- the rnf11b gene encoding RING finger protein 11b gives rise to the protein MGNCLKSPTSDDISLLHESQSDRASYGDGTDPDQEPPPPYQEQGHVPVYHPTPSQARLATQLTEEEQVRIAQRIGLIQHLPCGVYDPGRHVTEKKIRECVICMMDFVYGDPIRFLPCMHIYHMDCIDDWLMRSFTCPSCMEPVDAALLSSYETN